The sequence TTTCGAAGTTATCAAGTGGTGATGATGTTTTGTGATgtaaaggactttaaccatttttGAGCACAGTGAATTGAAGTTCATTCTGGAGCAAGTAACCCGAAACCTTCGGCAGAAGGCCCTACTGTTCAAGCTCGAGGTATTTTCCAAGGACATGATGATACTGTAGAAGATGTTCAGTTCTGCCCTTCCAGGTAGCTATCACATCTACTCCCACAttgtataagatgttgagtttaGTCCTCCAGTTTTTTTTGATAGGAGTTGTGATACTTGATGTTGCTTGGGTTAAAAAACCTTCATGTAACGTGCGCTTGACTGAAGATGAGCTAATACTCGCATGAGCTGTCATGTCACATGTCAAGCTTCTTTTTCTTCTGAATCATGTCTTGGAAATTTCAACCTTAAGCCATTAGATATGATGTCCCTTTTGTTAATATTACAGCCTTTATAGTGGATTGTTCCTTTTGTTTTCTGTTTTACATAATTGTCAGTTATACAACTAGAGGAATGTATGATGTTTTTGTTAACTTTATAAAGGCTGCATGTGGTCTGAGTAAGAAGTCAAAGGAGCAGATTGTGCACATTGATGCTGCAGATGTGAACTATGAATTGGCAGTTTTGGAATATGTTGAAGACATTTACAGCTTCTACAAACTAGCTGAGGTATTTATTGTCTTGAACTTGAGCTTTATTTTCGTTTCTTGTATACTAGCAATATCTATAATCAACTCGATTTTTTGTAGTTCTTTGCAGAGTGAGACAAGAGTTCATGACTAATTGATTCACAGCCTACCACAAGTTTGAGCTTAATCCAGAAACTCTTTACCTCA is a genomic window of Capsicum annuum cultivar UCD-10X-F1 unplaced genomic scaffold, UCD10Xv1.1 ctg41041, whole genome shotgun sequence containing:
- the LOC107853793 gene encoding G2/mitotic-specific cyclin S13-6-like, coding for HSGASNPKPSAEGPTVQARGIFQGHDDTVEDVQFCPSSYTTRGMYDVFVNFIKAACGLSKKSKEQIVHIDAADVNYELAVLEYVEDIYSFYKLAEVFIVLNLSFIFVSCILAISHKFELNPETLYLTIYIVDRYLAVETASRRELQLVGISAMLIASKYEETWAPELNDFVCISDKIYSHEQVLTMEKQIHEQL